A single genomic interval of Halichondria panicea chromosome 2, odHalPani1.1, whole genome shotgun sequence harbors:
- the LOC135331214 gene encoding UV-stimulated scaffold protein A-like isoform X2 yields the protein MDASVRKEISSLLEELTHSGSTTLDPNLIKRLKSICRSSDMYVRAVYEITMGHLSKDHAEVRLSSFQVIKELFSRSHIFRELVISEFQKFSVLVAGTDAHSPLPPPEQAAAQLKKKSLLAIREWNDKYGTGYPKLKLGYNYLKTNKKVNFDELVAQTEVARRRQEERAGRQRAVLQQKIQEVKQEMKDLTRDIEECITEITSCFNLLMPRFDLPDIYSTPNIPEGGRYSSDEPSQAMTVMRVPQLTSEISVEQKKSEKCVTRNLSSSSFCSLSEHSDYEEDTLDSLLDIKGLPDQQLTEESKEKSASSVENTQHIDSEPDDSDSEFIRRHYGISTGETSGGMKNCKSGGKGKAQLETTPNELFAEVPDSCTNEQFESGSGSDSDSDSELEWEDVDPAFDFDLQAHGIATYGFSIPIQLDAIPVLREDKNNSSILTALRESRHLLADKYLLTINKWMEWLSKAGGEDTSLREAIDLKHKVQVTLDKFERISIIFKESPLKRKEEEAADLRDDEAQITNPEWEIQPPSSISTFDLELDPTTPQAQIAKLRTNLSAQAKDQLNPAHTTVLSNKNSMLSKAPVVPFGMDLYHWETPTHQLQPLTKAPLGSLHRFWAQERDVDISSDEQARMRCRTITYPGTFEPVEKTCRARLSNGKLCSRMDRFKR from the exons ATGGATGCATCTGTAAGAAAAGAGATAAGTTCTCTTTTAGAGGAGCTCACCCATTCTGGATCTACTACATTAGATCCTAATCTCATTAAGAGGCTCAAATCAATATGCAG GTCTTCCGATATGTACGTGAGGGCAGTCTATGAGATCACAATGGGCCACTTGTCGAAGGATCATGCCGAGGTTCGTCTCTCTTCATTCCAAGTCATCAAAGAGCTCTTCTCACGTTCTCACATATTTCGAGAACTCGTCATCTCCGAATTTCAAAAGTTTTCCGTCCTTGTAGCGGGCACTGATGCACactcccctctccccccacCCGAACAGGCAGCTGCCCAGCTGAAAAAGAAGAGCCTGTTGGCTATTAGGGAATGGAATGACAAGTATGGAACTGGGTACCCGAAACTGAAACTGGGATACAACTACCTCAAGACCAATAAAAAG GTAAACTTTGATGAGCTGGTTGCCCAGACCGAGGTTGCTAGGAGGAGGCAGGAGGAGAGGGCCGGGAGACAGAGAGCTGTGCTCCAGCAgaagatacaggaagtcaagCAAGAGATGAAAG ACCTGACGAGAGACATTGAGGAATGCATTACTGAAATTACTTCTTGCTTCAATTTACTTATGCCGAGGTTCGATTTGCCTGACATTTACTCTACCCCAAACATTCCAGAAGGTGGCAGGTACTCAAGTGACGAACCCTCACAAGCTATGACAGTAATGAGGGTGCCTCAACTCACCAGTGAGATCAGCGTTGAGCAGAAGAAGTCAGAAAAATGTGTCACTAGGAATCTAAGCTCTTCCTCGTTTTGTTCGCTCAGTGAGCACAGCGACTATGAGGAGGACACTCTGGATTCATTGTTGGATATCAAAGGTTTGCCTGATCAACAGCTGACTGAGGAGTCTAAGGAAAAAAGTGCCTCTTCCGTTGAGAACACTCAGCATATAGATAGTGAGCCCGACGATAGCGATAGTGAATTTATAAGGAGACACTATGGGATATCAACTGGAGAGACGTCTGGGGGCATGAAGAATTGCAAGAGTGGGGGTAAGGGGAAAGCACAACTCGAGACCACCCCAAATGAGCTGTTTGCTGAAGTGCCAGATAGTTGCACTAATGAACAGTTTgaatctggatctggatctgatTCAGACTCAGACTCTGAATTGGAATGGGAAGATGTGGATCCAGCGTTTGATTTTGACCTTCAAGCTCATGGCATTGCCACATATGGATTTTCTATTCCGATACAGCTGGATGCAATACCAGTTCTGAGAGAAGATAAAAACAATTCCAGCATACTGACTGCTTTAAGAGAGAGCAGGCATCTCTTGGCTGACAAATACCTGCTGACTATAAACAAATGGatggag TGGTTGTCAAAAGCAGGTGGTGAGGATACTTCTCTGAGAGAGGCCATTGACTTGAAACACAAAGTGCAAGTGACGCTTGACAAGTTTGAGAGGATTTCAATCATCTTTAAAGAGTCGCCTCTCAAGAGGAAGGAAGAAGAGGCTGCTGATTTGAGAGATGACGAGGCACAGATCACCAATCCTGAGTGGGAAATACAGCCTCCATCCAGTATCTCAACGTTCGATTTGGAATTGGACCCAACCACACCTCAGGCTCAAATTGCTAAACTCAGAACAAATCTCAG TGCACAGGCCAAAGATCAGTTGAATCCAGCCCACACAACTGTGCTATCGAATAAGAACAGCATGCTCTCCAAAGCTCCTGTTGTGCCGTTCGGCATGGACCTCTACCACTGGGAGACCCCCACCCACCAGCTACAGCCCCTCACAAAGGCACC ATTGGGGTCCCTCCATCGTTTTTGGGCCCAAGAGAGGGATGTGGACATTTCCTCG GATGAGCAAGCCAGAATGAGGTGTCGAACCATCACCTACCCAGGGACCTTCGAGCCAGTTGAGAAAACCTGCCGAGCTCGCCTGTCCAATGGCAAGCTCTGTTCAAGAATGGACAGATTTAAG AGATGA
- the LOC135331214 gene encoding UV-stimulated scaffold protein A-like isoform X1, with the protein MDASVRKEISSLLEELTHSGSTTLDPNLIKRLKSICRSSDMYVRAVYEITMGHLSKDHAEVRLSSFQVIKELFSRSHIFRELVISEFQKFSVLVAGTDAHSPLPPPEQAAAQLKKKSLLAIREWNDKYGTGYPKLKLGYNYLKTNKKVNFDELVAQTEVARRRQEERAGRQRAVLQQKIQEVKQEMKDLTRDIEECITEITSCFNLLMPRFDLPDIYSTPNIPEGGRYSSDEPSQAMTVMRVPQLTSEISVEQKKSEKCVTRNLSSSSFCSLSEHSDYEEDTLDSLLDIKGLPDQQLTEESKEKSASSVENTQHIDSEPDDSDSEFIRRHYGISTGETSGGMKNCKSGGKGKAQLETTPNELFAEVPDSCTNEQFESGSGSDSDSDSELEWEDVDPAFDFDLQAHGIATYGFSIPIQLDAIPVLREDKNNSSILTALRESRHLLADKYLLTINKWMEWLSKAGGEDTSLREAIDLKHKVQVTLDKFERISIIFKESPLKRKEEEAADLRDDEAQITNPEWEIQPPSSISTFDLELDPTTPQAQIAKLRTNLSAQAKDQLNPAHTTVLSNKNSMLSKAPVVPFGMDLYHWETPTHQLQPLTKAPLGSLHRFWAQERDVDISSDEQARMRCRTITYPGTFEPVEKTCRARLSNGKLCSRMDRFKCPFHGTIIPRDEQGDPVSKSQRQSIVPLDPELQEAIRDAQGTELLQGRKEKKKGGKRKVKKHPGLTDLKVQKDTPRTRLEKKILSKRALKRVAESVDTANAKKYKDKFGYNFNYALGK; encoded by the exons ATGGATGCATCTGTAAGAAAAGAGATAAGTTCTCTTTTAGAGGAGCTCACCCATTCTGGATCTACTACATTAGATCCTAATCTCATTAAGAGGCTCAAATCAATATGCAG GTCTTCCGATATGTACGTGAGGGCAGTCTATGAGATCACAATGGGCCACTTGTCGAAGGATCATGCCGAGGTTCGTCTCTCTTCATTCCAAGTCATCAAAGAGCTCTTCTCACGTTCTCACATATTTCGAGAACTCGTCATCTCCGAATTTCAAAAGTTTTCCGTCCTTGTAGCGGGCACTGATGCACactcccctctccccccacCCGAACAGGCAGCTGCCCAGCTGAAAAAGAAGAGCCTGTTGGCTATTAGGGAATGGAATGACAAGTATGGAACTGGGTACCCGAAACTGAAACTGGGATACAACTACCTCAAGACCAATAAAAAG GTAAACTTTGATGAGCTGGTTGCCCAGACCGAGGTTGCTAGGAGGAGGCAGGAGGAGAGGGCCGGGAGACAGAGAGCTGTGCTCCAGCAgaagatacaggaagtcaagCAAGAGATGAAAG ACCTGACGAGAGACATTGAGGAATGCATTACTGAAATTACTTCTTGCTTCAATTTACTTATGCCGAGGTTCGATTTGCCTGACATTTACTCTACCCCAAACATTCCAGAAGGTGGCAGGTACTCAAGTGACGAACCCTCACAAGCTATGACAGTAATGAGGGTGCCTCAACTCACCAGTGAGATCAGCGTTGAGCAGAAGAAGTCAGAAAAATGTGTCACTAGGAATCTAAGCTCTTCCTCGTTTTGTTCGCTCAGTGAGCACAGCGACTATGAGGAGGACACTCTGGATTCATTGTTGGATATCAAAGGTTTGCCTGATCAACAGCTGACTGAGGAGTCTAAGGAAAAAAGTGCCTCTTCCGTTGAGAACACTCAGCATATAGATAGTGAGCCCGACGATAGCGATAGTGAATTTATAAGGAGACACTATGGGATATCAACTGGAGAGACGTCTGGGGGCATGAAGAATTGCAAGAGTGGGGGTAAGGGGAAAGCACAACTCGAGACCACCCCAAATGAGCTGTTTGCTGAAGTGCCAGATAGTTGCACTAATGAACAGTTTgaatctggatctggatctgatTCAGACTCAGACTCTGAATTGGAATGGGAAGATGTGGATCCAGCGTTTGATTTTGACCTTCAAGCTCATGGCATTGCCACATATGGATTTTCTATTCCGATACAGCTGGATGCAATACCAGTTCTGAGAGAAGATAAAAACAATTCCAGCATACTGACTGCTTTAAGAGAGAGCAGGCATCTCTTGGCTGACAAATACCTGCTGACTATAAACAAATGGatggag TGGTTGTCAAAAGCAGGTGGTGAGGATACTTCTCTGAGAGAGGCCATTGACTTGAAACACAAAGTGCAAGTGACGCTTGACAAGTTTGAGAGGATTTCAATCATCTTTAAAGAGTCGCCTCTCAAGAGGAAGGAAGAAGAGGCTGCTGATTTGAGAGATGACGAGGCACAGATCACCAATCCTGAGTGGGAAATACAGCCTCCATCCAGTATCTCAACGTTCGATTTGGAATTGGACCCAACCACACCTCAGGCTCAAATTGCTAAACTCAGAACAAATCTCAG TGCACAGGCCAAAGATCAGTTGAATCCAGCCCACACAACTGTGCTATCGAATAAGAACAGCATGCTCTCCAAAGCTCCTGTTGTGCCGTTCGGCATGGACCTCTACCACTGGGAGACCCCCACCCACCAGCTACAGCCCCTCACAAAGGCACC ATTGGGGTCCCTCCATCGTTTTTGGGCCCAAGAGAGGGATGTGGACATTTCCTCG GATGAGCAAGCCAGAATGAGGTGTCGAACCATCACCTACCCAGGGACCTTCGAGCCAGTTGAGAAAACCTGCCGAGCTCGCCTGTCCAATGGCAAGCTCTGTTCAAGAATGGACAGATTTAAG TGTCCTTTTCATGGAACTATCATCCCTAGAGATGAGCAAGGGGACCCGGTTTCAAAGTCGCAACGCCAGTCTATCGTGCCCCTAGATCCAGAGCTCCAAGAGGCAATCAGGGACGCTCAAGGAACTGAGTTGCTCCAGGGAAGAAAAGAGAAAAAGAAAG GGGGTAAGCGGAAGGTGAAGAAGCACCCAGGGCTCACAGACCTCAAAGTGCAGAAGGACACTCCACGGACCAGACTAGAGAAGAAGATACTCAGTAAGAGAGCACTGAAAAGAGTTGCTGAATCTGTGGACACTGCAAATGCTAAAAAGTACAAGGACAAGTTTGGATATAACTTTAACTATGCACTTGGCAAGTGA
- the LOC135331215 gene encoding myosin-M heavy chain-like, producing the protein MASLFVEKKPLFPPNSPSHCGTQHGLFFPSQIQESPQPKTLVSLSPFRVHNKPAKISALSNLPMMLPTALNSETRPLSPLETDCSTMDRDHNGMQSSFGAECVCAPMISAISETDAIATMQNSTTPNGFTSIIHVGTVTKEQEEQSLLQNNGPPVSPRKCVLKAGIPTKDPILPPKSPVKMFSTPESAENEREFDEPVCKQFSLQKSRPNSKELGTVKATSPLKSPLSSLSKHNMGRRPPTPPLKSPVTRVPKHDPESPTDNKTEPARDSKQPTPPPKSPLKSTSTIVNSCPFVSPKSTKVNVTQKPSTKFQAHNGTRSSMRLIRIEPTMPTDTSSIYSNRTSRLSLLEDSDSHFPCSISPGTMRSMEFMFSFSDVDILEKLSDSWPVKCTHVVKEVIVTERAYVQSLTDVIKGYLTPLYSYVLQTGESPNFITTVFGNIVKIHQIHTSLLESMQSASTSPENFARVFVDCDFITQYTLYCTGYSKGNKRLEQTLGAVCDIKEFITECQKKLSHPLPLTSYLIKPVQRILKYPLLLEDLSKKFDWTDHPGQEILKQALEKMSSVALQINRAFHDPVKIPKNSPKVIAQRRVNQLRDLQNGRSQDHNHVGSIHYSLSSSNSLPPRATLFPVPSPKHSSMTRFSYMEDKSLASAQQSSVHASANKREGGSKPGVKDLKSFYENLTERSAEEMGRRRTGSNKMTRTNSMDESFVHVPQQVSRTSSIGNLFRFGRSSNKTKDEPEHKSLLRRFGRSKKSKSKV; encoded by the exons ATGGCATCACTTTTTGTTGAAAAGAAGCCCCTATTCCCACCAAATTCACCCAGCCATTGTGGGACTCAACATGGCCTTTTCTTCCCATCTCAAATTCAAGAAAGTCCTCAGCCTAAAACTTTGGTTTCGTTAAGTCCTTTCAGAGTTCATAATAAACCAGCTAAAATATCAGCTCTGTCAAACTTACCAATGATGCTACCAACAGCCCTCAACTCTGAGACAAGACCATTGAGCCCACTCGAAACTGACTGCTCCACAATGGACCGTGATCATAATGGAATGCAATCAAGTTTTGGAgctgaatgtgtgtgtgcaccgaTGATTTCTGCCATCTCTGAAACTGATGCCATAGCAACTATGCAAAATTCTACCACACCAAATGGCTTCACATCCATCATCCATGTTGGCACTGTCACCAAAGAACAAGAAGAACAGTCTCTGTTACAGAATAATGGACCCCCAGTCTCCCCTCGAAAGTGTGTGCTGAAAGCTGGTATACCTACAAAGGACCCAATTTTGCCACCGAAATCTCCTGTCAAAATGTTTTCAACACCTGAATCAGCTGAAAATGAGCGAGAATTTGATGAACCTGTATGCAAGCAGTTTTCTCTGCAAAAATCAAGACCAAACTCAAAGGAACTGGGTACAGTCAAAGCAACCTCTCCACTTAAATCCCCGCTAAGCAGTCTGTCAAAGCACAACATGGGTAGAAGACCACCCACTCCTCCGCTAAAATCACCCGTTACAAGAGTACCAAAACATGATCCAGAATCTCCAACTGATAATAAAACAGAACCTGCTAGAGACAGCAAACAACCAACTCCCCCGCCAAAATCACCTCTAAAGAGTACATCAACAATCGTTAACAGTTGTCCATTTGTGTCCCCAAAATCAACGAAGGTTAATGTAACTCAGAAACCCTCAACTAAGTTTCAAGCTCACAATGGAACACGAAGTAGTATGAGACTGATACGAATTGAACCAACAATGCCCACAGATACTTCTAGCATCTACTCTAATAGAACATCACGACTGTCCCTCTTGGAAGATAGCGACAGCCATTTTCCCTGTTCTATAAGCCCAGGGACCATGCGATCGATGGAATTTATGTTCAG TTTCTCTGATGTCGATATACTAGAGAAGTTGTCTGATTCTTGGCCTGTGAAATGCACTCACGTCGTCAAAGAGGTGATAGTCACTGAGCGTGCTTATGTACAGTCACTGACTGATGTTATCAAG ggctATTTGACTCCTCTATACAGCTATGTGTTGCAGACTGGGGAGAGCCCTAACTTTATCACTACTGTCTTTGGAAACATAGTCAAAATACACCAAATTCACAC AAGTCTACTCGAGTCTATGCAGTCAGCTTCTACAAGTCCAGAGAATTTTGCTCGTGTGTTTGTCGATTGTGATTTCATCACCCAGTACACTCTGTACTGTACCGGCTACAGTAAGGGCAACAAGCGTCTTGAGCAAACCCTGGGTGCCGTGTGTGATATCAAAGAGTTCATTACC GAGTGCCAAAAAAAGCTCAGTCACCCTCTTCCACTAACTTCCTACCTGATAAAGCCAGTACAGAGAATCTTGAAATATCCACTGCTGCTGGAGGACCTTAGTAAGAAATTTGATTGGACGGACCATCCTGGCCAGGAAATACTCAAGCAAGCTCTAGAGAAGATGTCATCTGTTGCATTACAAATAAACAGAGCTTTTCATGATCCA GTCAAAATTCCGAAGAACAGTCCAAAAGTAATAGCTCAGAGAAGAGTTAATCAACTCAGAG ACCTTCAGAATGGGCGCAGTCAGGACCATAATCATGTCGGTTCAATTCACTACTCCCTTTCCAGCTCCAACTCCCTCCCTCCTAGAGCCACCCTCTTCCCAGTGCCCTCACCTAAACACAGCAGCATGACCAG GTTCAGTTACATGGAAGACAAAAGCTTAGCGTCTGCTCAACAGTCTTCTGTCCATGCCTCTGCCAACAAAAGGGAGGGTGGGTCCAAGCCTGGGGTGAAGGACCTTAAAAGCTTCTATGAGAACCTCACAGAAAGGAGTGCGGAAGAGATGGGGAGACGGAGAACTGGCAGCAACAAGATGACGAGAA CCAACTCAATGGACGAGTCCTTTGTCCATGTCCCCCAACAAGTGTCTAGAACATCTTCTATCGGGAATTTGTTCAGATTTGGTCGGTCATCAAACAAAACTAAAGATGAACCAGAACACAAGTCTTTGTTGAGACGATTTGGAAGATCCAAGAAATCTAAGAGTAAAGTATAG
- the LOC135331211 gene encoding uncharacterized protein LOC135331211, with protein MYMPCVVKFFCVFIIWSLFALAQYLLYRSMDVSEKCEICGGEDLINDNGFFFCSECGTQSQQAREQYVVKEKIESSQVAIPTPIKEEENNDEKEEKVTILEKFQKILQIQCNALIRLGCDPSLKEAVKLVWFRFLKYSGYAFKNSIELPIKCMHQDLSEKQLKYKNNPKVRSNETAKQVKNRITKARAPKRKQSLCPSCKNSLPTLTPHVTKKECTCKACVRFGKLKAGTSRDLDDENFVCECESMPSKRRRISKKTKASPMKIKRKSVTEMSRNAQKGHTGVGIKAKIQSNKHEFSSKNKGARRKIDFDAELSHDLEKLLHPTETTSTVKTAEAKVGYDGDFLEKAGKMLSTNVKEEPNSPLSGFSDDVHLFEESSASDEENTASVEKLVSKDNSKEEADEYYKTLKKQGGSHMRVLSLKHTVAICYLGLLYTQQNVLLSDFARWIQLNQFPYHNVLSLLPSSYFQSKDATSLSSKAGDMSADQLYIFLRNLCWYLPLPPIPTITPTTMCQIFTKKLHLPEYFNKMVGRALSCIESPEFDAAFIHTHRTFEIRCMSIVVYLLRMAYRLDDIYEFEMVEWVRQDCQEENPPDDGDYLYLWEDWVALYCKKRLVSLSNGIPENKSELALVTNPSNFIEYCHDELLTSARFNPTDKNPDTLQPLDPEFCSELSDIIKRARLKTNKWEELPPGCNDKRQCEVTFRPIRRVYVSDLVKSEHVSWKLFDCLQRGPKSNRFHEIEFSHSFKFLLQTCSNILDVSATELYEQVCCIESQIVSATDTLKQAYSILLEFKTGNKYQYSEKQTHSQTQTEEALFPLPQRVQNVSQNKKPSSRIPFRRWMFVPETDDPEVRIPLGRWKFEKKTQTDDIQYSSISESQTSSHELNFSCHDSQFQEIMNMSLSEFKINDLFDFSSDAQSQDSDSVDIHAPLLETKGSPQPSVSSKIETLGSSFDTEGATQHSGSTFDTESAPQYSESQLHIKIQDSNVAFSETKNCITIESPSQIFNIHEFQASGMQESDCQEIGSGAHLSQLHEPQPPIVVPPSPGLKHRFPQLQEALLSMFEYQLSQTVNRCPEIPVPQVEAVPQTVIQCKESVPQTGIKHREDITSETETETQFHAIAAQQAKTRFLPVPFCNVIVDSQSPSLSQIEPECPELTDSQYQTLFMDVTKPHSQESTSSLFQCNAGIAHPPSPKLSALQIEDELSISCTNHLFQEETFSTLAKSDACCTLENSSEKGVGLNADNQE; from the exons atgtacatgccatgTGTAGTTAAATTCTTCTGTGTGTTCATTATTTGGTCTCTCTTCGCTCTCGCTCAGTACTTGCTCTATAGATCTATGGATGTTAGCGAAAAGTGTGAGATATGTGGTGGCGAAGATCTTATCAATGATAACGGTTTCTTTTTCTGTTCGGAATGTGGCACACAATCTCAG CAAGCAAGAGAGCAGTATGTTGTCAAGGAAAAGATCGAATCCTCTCAAGTTGCCATACCCACTCCTATAAAAG aagaggaaaataATGATGAAAAAGAAGAAAAAGTAACAATCCTCGAAAAGTTTCAAAAAATCCTGCAGATACAGTGTAATGCTCTTATTCGCCTTGGATGTGACCCCTCTTTAAAG GAAGCTGTTAAGCTCGTCTGGTTCAGGTTCCTTAAATACAGTGGATATGCTTTCAAGAACTCAATAGAACTTCCCATAAAATGTATGCATCAAGATCTTTCAGAAAAGCAATTGAAATACAAGAATAATCCAAAAGTGCGTTCGAATGAAACAGCAAAGCAAGTGAAGAATCGTATCACTAAGGCCAGAGCACCCAAGAGAAAGCAGTCTCTATGCCCCTCTTGTAAAAATTCCCTACCTACCCTCACACCTCATGTTACTAAAAAAGAATGTACTTGTAAAGCATGTGTAAGGTTCGGGAAATTAAAGGCCGGTACAAGTCGTGATCTTGATGATGAGAACTTTGTTTGTGAGTGCGAGTCAATGCCATCCAAGCGTAGAAGAATTTCTAAAAAAACAAAAGCAAGTCCTATGAAAATAAAAAGAAAGAGTGTTACTGAAATGTCGAGAAATGCACAAAAAGGCCACACTGGTGTTGGTATTAAAGCTAAGATACAGTCCAATAAGCATGAATTTAGTTCAAAGAACAAGGGTGCTAGGAGAAAGATTGACTTTGATGCTGAGCTCTCACACGATCTTGAAAAGTTATTACACCCTACTGAGACAACAAGCACTGTAAAGACTGCAGAGGCAAAGGTTGGCTATGATGGAGATTTTTTAGAAAAGGCTGGAAAAATGTTGTCGACAAACGTGAAAGAAGAACCTAATAGTCCTCTGAGTGGATTCTCTGATGATGTACACCTATTTGAAGAGAGCAGCGCTTCTGATGAGGAGAATACTGCATCTGTGGAAAAGTTGGTTAGTAAAGACAACTCTAAAGAGGAGGCTGATGAGTACTACAAGACCCTTAAGAAGCAAGGTGGATCACACATGAGGGTTCTATCTCTGAAGCACACTGTGGCTATCTGCTACCTGGGTCTTCTCTACACACAACAGAATGTTCTTCTAAGCGATTTTGCAAG ATGGATCCAGCTTAATCAATTCCCATATCACAATGTATTGAGCCTGCTCCCTAGCAGCTACTTCCAAAGCAAGGACGCAACCTCACTTTCTTCTAAGGCA GGAGACATGTCTGCGGATCAACTGTACATTTTTTTGCGTAATCTGTGTTGGTACCTTCCTCTCCCACCAATACCCACCATCACCCCAACAACCATGTGCCAGATCTTCACCAAGAAACTGCATCTTCCTGAGTACTTCAACAAAATGGTGGGCAGGGCTTTGAGTTGTATCGAAAGCCCTGAGTTTGATGCTGCTTTCATTCACACTCATCGCACCTTTGAAATTCGGTGCATGTCAATCGTTGTGTACCTGCTGAGGATGGCCTACCGCTTAGATGATATTTATGAATT TGAGATGGTTGAGTGGGTTCGTCAAGATTGTCAGGAAGAGAACCCACCTGATGATGGTGACTACTTATACCTGTGGGAAGATTGGGTAGCGCTCTACTGCAAAAAGAGACTTGTATCTCTCTCAAATGGCATTCCTGAGAATAAGAG TGAGCTTGCCTTAGTCACGAATCCCAGCAATTTCATCGAGTATTGCCATGATGAGCTTCTGACGAGTGCTCGTTTTAATCCTACTGACAAAAATCCTGATACCC TTCAACCCTTGGATCCTGAGTTCTGCAGTGAATTGAGCGATATTATAAAGCGAGCTCGGTTGAAAACAAATAAATGGGAGGAGTTACCACCTGGCTGCAACGACAAGCGCCAGTGTGAAGTGACATTCAGACCAATAAGGAGAGTGTACGTTTCCGACCTTGTGAAGTCAGAACATGTTTCCTGGAAACTTTTTGACTGTCTACAGAGAGGCCCTAAGAGTAACAGATTTCATGAAATTGAATTCTCTCACTCTTTTAAATTCTTGTTACAGACTTGTTCTAATATTCTTGATGTTTCGGCAACAGAACTCTACGAACAAGTGTGTTGTATTGAATCGCAGATCGTGTCTGCAACTGACACGTTAAAGCAGGCGTACAGCATATTGCTGGAGTTTAAAACCGGTAATAAATATCAATACAGTGAAAAACAGACACATTCACAGACACAGACTGAGGAGGCACTGTTCCCGTTGCCTCAGAGAGTGCAGAATGTTAGTCAAAACAAGAAACCCAGCAGTCGTATACCATTTAGGCGCTGGATGTTTGTGCCTGAAACAGATGATCCGGAGGTTCGTATACCGTTAGGACGCTGGAAGTTTGAAAAAAAGACCCAAACTGATGATATTCAGTATTCGAGTATCTCCGAGTCTCAGACTTCAAGCCATGAGCTGAATTTCAGCTGTCATGACTCTCAGTTTCAAGAAATAATGAACATGAGCCTCTCGGAATTTAAAATTAACGACCTTTTTGATTTTAGCTCTGATGCTCAATCGCAAGATTCTGATTCTGTCGATATCCACGCGCCTCTTTTAGAAACTAAAGGTTCACCACAACCTTCTGTTAGCTCCAAGATCGAGACTTTAGGTTCTAGTTTTGACACAGAAGGTGCAACACAACATTCTGGTTCTACTTTTGACACAGAAAGTGCACCACAATATTCTGAGTCTCAGTTGCATATCAAGATTCAAGATTCTAATGTGGCTTTTTCCGAAACAAAAAACTGTATTACCATTGAGTCCCCGTCACAAATCTTCAATATCCACGAATTTCAAGCTTCTGGCATGCAGGAATCAGATTGCCAGGAAATTGGTTCTGGAGCTCACCTGTCTCAACTACATGAACCCCAACCTCCAATTGTAGTCCCCCCTTCTCCTGGTTTAAAACACAGATTTCCCCAACTTCAAGAAGCGTTACTTAGTATGTTTGAGTATCAGTTATCCCAAACGGTGAACCGGTGTCCAGAGATACCTGTTCCACAAGTAGAGGCCGTACCGCAGACAGTGATTCAGTGTAAAGAATCTGTCCCACAAACAGGGATAAAGCATCGAGAGGATATCACTTCAGAAACAGAAACAGAAACCCAGTTCCATGCGATAGCTGCACAACAAGCCAAGACTCGGTTTTTGCCTGTACCATTTTGTAATGTAATTGTGGATTCACAGTCACCAAGCTTGTCTCAAATTGAACCAGAGTGTCCTGAGCTAACTGATTCCCAATATCAAACTCTGTTCATGGATGTAACTAAGCCACATAGTCAAGAGTCTACTAGTAGCCTATTTCAGTGCAATGCCGGAATTGCACACCCTCCGTCGCCTAAGTTGAGTGCACTCCAAATAGAAGATGAACTGAGTATTTCATGCACCAATCACCTTTTTCAGGAGGAAACTTTTTCAACACTTGCAAAGTCTGACGCCTGTTGTACACTTGAGAATTCATCAGAGAAAGGTGTTGGTTTGAATGCTGACAATCAAGAGTGA